The sequence attggagtttagccgaaattgtctttttttatatttgtttttatatttccaTACATACTGGTTAATATAATACCAGTTAacatgttttcagaaaactgaaaactttaaaaagtcatttgaaattttatttgaaaattttaaaaaatcggaacaatttttttaaattttttttcaactctttTATGTATTTGGAAATTATGACACATTTTCTATTACTCAAAGCAAATTTCCATAGAAAGTATTAAGCAAGTTCCCTTGACTATCGTCACACCATATTAACCTAATTATTACAGTAATACTACAGTACATAGacagtttttatatttcattAATAGGAGCTGATACATGAAGCTTATTGTTTAGTTTATAGTTCATTTAGACCACTAAGAACCAACCTTTTCCCATATCTCATTTTGCTCATGGCAAATGTAAAGAGCCAAATCGCACGATGGCTCAACGAAAACCGGTGTCAAATCAGAAGCCTGCAGAAGTGGAACCGCAAGGATTAGGGAAATCACCCAGATCATGATAAAAAAGCAGAACGACAGATTTTGTTGTCGTTCTCGCTTCGTTGGGAAGATAATGAGCACGTAtctgaaaacttgttaaatggcatttttaattaaaaaaaatatatgtacataCCTATCAACAGCAATTGAGGCTATCGAGAATGTGgataaaaatatgttaaagCCTTGCAGCGAACCCGCAATTTTGCATAATGTCCTGCTAAATGGCCAGAACATGTAGAGAACCGTGTATAATGTGGTCGGCGCTGTCACAATACAaacctggaatttttcaaattgtttcctATCTTCAATAATTCCAGCAAAAAATACTCACAAAAAAGTCCGACAGCGCCaagtttaaaatgaaaaagttccTTGTTGTCCGCATTGCTGGGTTGAGTATGACTACGATGATTGTCAAAAAGTTGCCTATTGCTCCAAACAAAATGATCAGCATGTATGCGAATGTGATGAAATATccgaactgaaaatttgaatgttaaGTTTTGAGTAAGCACTgaccatttttaaatttgcactgacaaagttttgatttgcactgacaaaatttaaaaaaattgtctttttgaATACCAACCTCTTTTGGTGAATACTCAGTCCCATTGATAACCTGATCATCTCGAAAAAAGTAGttgattttgttgaaaatttctacaTAATTGTCACATGATTCATTCACCGATCCCATTTgttgaaagttctgaaaataccgacgaaaatacaaaaatacgGGAGATGAAATTGAaggcaagaaaaaaaatatgtgaaacgCCAATTTTCTCACACAGAAGGGAAATAAATAAACGAATATTCCAAGAAATTGAGCATCCAGACTAGTGGTTAGTCGGTCGGTTATaagagaaaaatatcaaaaaatgagaggTAATTACTGCGAATTATagagaagaaatgaaaattgaaaagtgaaaactaTCATCTCATTTAACTCATTCTCCCGCCCCGGTGTCTACTCCCATATCccttttaaattgaaactttataaaaacaataacGTTGAAAGACAGGGGTTTGGGAGCAATATGTGCACCGAATTTCAGGAATaacttagtttttttttttaataatattttttcaattttaccaGCCACAATCATCTATGTTATGCTGCCTAAAAATACACAACTTGCACTGACAAGATGTTTagttgcactgaccaaaactTCGAATGACTTTATCCAATGGCTATCATATATGCCAATTGCactgacaaaattttcagttgcaCTGACCACTATATCATTTGCactgacaaaaattttgattgactTTATCAGTTGCACTGACCACATCTCCATTGCAATGAccataatttttggtttactGTTAAGAATTGCACCAAATTCGAAAGAATCTCGCAAACAGTCAAAAGCTATAGgaaatagcaaaaattaataaatgtgTGGGAGCAGttcatgaaaaataattttgaaaaaacaaaagaagcgGTGAATGAGCTCACCAGAGACAACCAAATACGATTAAACCAAACTAGTAGCATCACcacaagaataaaaaatttatatgacTTTGTTTTGACGGAACTCGTCTTTTCAACCGCCATTTATTTCGGCCACCCAGgtcggtttttttaaacatttctctCTGCCATCTTGTGGTGGATATCCATAAACATCGGAAATGCAGGAACGGGCCGGATATGAAATGGAGAAGTGAAACACAACAACAACATCAACAAAAGAAAACTGGTATCAGAAAACAGAACTTTGTGtgtttttaaaggtggagttcCAAAATCTGAGACCTTGAgactttccatttttcagaccaaaaattttcgaaaatttttttttccgaaaaacaatTGTAGAAATGAGGggttttttgagctaaaatctcgttttttcacaattttgccaattaaaaAAGTCCCAACTTGAAGAAATAAGGTTCATTAAATTATCACCCCCTGCGacacattttttcgattttttgatttttacagggaaactttcgaaaaatcgataaattaaaatgtttgttttttgaaaatctgaagtaaaaaattccgattttcttcaattttttaaagggaaaatcggaaaatcgaaaaatttttccatttttttgaacaattaaatcgttaattttgtataaaagtttacagaaaattaacgataaaattataatttttaatcaaaaaccaaacaagaaaatgtttgattttttgattttagttaaaaaaaaatcaatctaaTCTACTgcaaaatcggatttttccaaaactttgatccAACTTAActttgttttgagaaaattttaagcaaaactaaataacaattattttatcaaaattttggattttatagtaaattttcataaagGGTAATAATTAAATGAAACTTACTTATTCAAGTtctgattttatttaattgaaaaaattttaattttggctaagatacaacttttttttccaaaattttacaccaccatttcatgtttttcgaataaatttcaaaacctttcagtacaaaattcggtagtttcATGTCAAATTGAAtctaaaaaaagcaaattttcagatttctgttatttttccaCCTTTAAGAATCCCGTTGTTTTCGGTTTTTATCAGAACCAGGAAAAGTTTATTAAAACCAGGAATGCTCTTTTCTTCCGGAGCCACACAAAAACGCTATTGGTGTTTTTGATGAGAAAGCCTGCTAAGTACTGCGAGAGAATGCTCGAACTTTTTCTATAATGCTGTTTGTTCACAATAAATCAAAGATCTTCcgtatttttcacttttcagatGATTTCTGAACAAGaggaaattgtttcaaaatttttgaaaaggtggctgaaaatactttttttttcaaatttggggAAGCCTCACTGCGACCATCACGCCGCAAGCCAAGCCTACTGCATAGTACGGCTACTGAACTCGGAATGTGTCGGCCGCTGCGAAAGTATCACCTTTTGCACTATGTGGAAGCCTCTGGTTTCATATCAGAATGCGGAACTATGGCGATGAGGCAGGCATCAGGCCCTGAAGCCGCGCCTGCCTCCCACAGAAGCCGTACTTATGGGGCCTATGGGGCCTGCCTATCAATCATTAACTGTGTCTTAAAACATATGCAGTACATCTCTGATTGGAAGCAATTTTTGGAGCTAGACATGGTGAAACGTTGACCTAGGTGTTATGTTGCAGGCCAGCTTAGGCCAGCGCTACTTGGAGCAACTTTAGATTGGAGCACGGCCAGTGAGGGAAGTGATAAAAAACTATTCGTATGAAGCTGAAATGACCAAGgaaaaattgttgtaaaactttttatttcgagtcaaaaagtCGTCAAAGtttagttttcatttatttttcaaattctagttttttttgttttattgtgctaaaaatgttttgtagtCCAACATTTTAAAGGTTCAAATATGTGCCAGTACTGTaaatttcatcagaaaaaaattttccatagaaaatgttttttgaagaattcagGTACATATTAAGTTACATTAAAGTTGTGGAATCAggctaaattttaatttttgtagaaccaaacgttttccaataaaataacTACAtatttttaacatattttcaacGGACAAActaaaaacatcgaaaaaaaaaagttcttcagaaaaaacatAGTTTCGTGTGTACTGCTCGAATATTATGTACTATTGACTAAATTTACATAACTCACAGTTTCCTAAACCTAccataacttgaaaaaaatgcgaaaCAAAAAAGCGGCAAAACCTATTTATCACCTTAATATAATGAAACCGCATAGCAAGAATAGTAGGAAAAGTACGGAAAACGtagaaaaagttaatttccgCGTGACCTTCAATCAACAAAAGTATAAGTTATCACCATgaaaaataatgtattttcagtcaaaaaaaaaagtgagaaagagGAGGCTGGTGGCATAATTGAAAAACCAGCGGTCGAGAGAATCAATGAGAAGGAAATAAAGGGAATTTGGAGTGAGCAAAACACGTAGGAGTTAATGAGAAGAATGAGAATGGCAAGAAGATTTGAGTGCGTGTGTGTTGATATAGTTTGGTGGACAAAAATGGAATACAAAGTACTTGTATGAATTCTCAagaatacgtttttttttctttttatataCCTAATACAAAGATATTATACATTGCACAAACAGGGTGATGTAcatgtttttcttgttttatacTGAAAATGGACCTGAGTTGGAaattcctggaatttttgaaagttcactactaaaaatttcaagaagaaaTGTGATTTTCCAGAGCTTTTTTATAATCTGCTTAGCTGGCTTAGAAGTCCATTCCGTAGACTGactaaatatcaaaattggaacctccaaatttttttgagattttttgaaaaacaaatttttaagaatttttgtctgtttcattttgaaaaaattcaagaatccGTTAACATTCTTGTTTTTATGACACATTCGAATAAGGGGctaaaatcagattttcaataGCTCAGTTTTCCTGCTAAACCGGTAATcctaatttgatatttttttttgtattttataagAGTTAATCACTAAAACATCAATGTTGGCAAATACTATTCCACTAAAAGTTAGTGAAAGTTGATCACACAGTACCgagaaataaatatattttgttatttttattgagaattttACCTttatttactaaaaaaaagtgaatgccaattggctaaaaattcaacaattatgaaaacaaaaaaaattgaaagggAGTATCGCCAGTAAAGATTTTGTCGAATTATGCTAACAATATTTTAGCATATTATAAATTacggatttaaaatttttgaaaaaattgttcaaaatttgcaaacgatttttctggcaaatcggcaaatcggcacattgccggaattgaaaattttcggcacatcgacaaaccggcatattgccgacttgccgaatttgcatctaatttgaaaagtaagcaaattctatgaaaatatctaaagagaaagggaaaaaattaaaaggcacagttttaaatgtttccgtcctataaaaaaatctttgaacatttccggcaattctaatatttggcaaacggcaaatctgcaatttgcagaacatgaaaatttccggcaattcggcaaaccggcaattcgccgatttgccggatttgtcaaccaaaaaaagttgccgaacagcatttgccgcacacccttaatgcaaaaaaacataagaaattagaaaataattaaCCCTTGGTATGAAATGGTTTAGCTACAGAATTGTCCTAaaagtttgtgatttttttaaacaattttctgtcaaagtATTTGGTATATAGCCCAAGTTTTATAAATGTAATtaagaaattctggaaaacaaaactatttttcaaatattattttggcagatattttgtggaaatacaagcaattggaaaaaatttttaacatttaaaattttttaaaaatggtagAAACGATATTTTTggccgacttccaaaattatcataaggaatacatttttttaaatattaaaaaaaatatatatcaaaagtattttgaaaagttcaacatGAAATTTGGCCATAATTTTACCATATTTTTGGTAGCTGagaaaatagggaaaaatttgcagtaaatgtttctcaaaaaaaaaccaacaaaaaaaattccagaagcaattttttttcattaattgtTCATGACGTTTACAGctatgtagaaaaaatttataacgcTGAAACTGAAAAGTCAAGGtctctggttttttttcggctcTCATTTGCTTCATGCGCGAATGAAttcattagtttttttccCAGTGCCATCCTCTTGTTTTTGCTATattgataaaacaaaacaaacggAGGACAAGaggaaaaagctggaaaaaacaacaaaaatgtaGATGAGAATCATGAAACAGGAGCGAGCAAGAATGAGTGTTTTCCGTGTGTtaatgaaaagaaaactacaaaaaccgAGAGGcttattcataaaaaatttttgcgtttCCTTTTTCCCACGTTCCAGGCTTCCGACAAAAAATGGCTTCCACACTAATGCAAGTTGGCAGAATCCGTGCAatcagaaaaatggattttttgttccaaaacaTGTTGGAATTATTCTTCGGTAATGAGTAGTCGGCTACTGAGTGGGCGGACTCtatactttttgttttgagtAATAAGGAATGACGATTCGAGTTgacaaaaaatgcactgaccaattttttatttcgcgttaaaaaaacttccaacttGCACTGaccattttttctaaaaaaaaaactttctggaaaatttagagcatttgtttcaaacattgaaaaaaaaattagaactcAGTTTTAACGGGTAGAAGACACTTGTAGACTGTATTTAAAGCTTAAAAGAAACTTGAATACAAACCGGGTGTCCGAATAGGAAAATTACATTGGTCAGTGGACAAATTagttttggtcagtgcaaaatcCAATCGgccaataaaaatatttataaaattttttaacacgaaaatcgaaaaaaaaagccaaaaaaaatagaggGACATGTTAAAAAACGGAGACACTTGAAGATCAgttgttgtgttttttttctccttttgaaTGATGAAAACAAATGAATGGAACGGATATAAATATAGCCTAAAGGCGCTCTCCGTTCCCTATTTTCACTGCCTCCtccttttttttgacaaaaaaaacactgccattaattttatatttcagctttcAAGGCCAgatatctattttgaaaacatgtgTGATTTGAGAATGAAAAACGAGTGAAAAACCAGCtgcttttcagttttttcagcttttttcagTTTGCCATGagaaacactcaaaaaattgttaataatACATCGAAACAAGACTAATTGATTGTTCACCTCATTTTCAATAACATAagaagataaatttttaaaattaatatttgagtTCTAAGCGTTAATTGTTTAAAGcagaataaattaaattaccatcaaattagaaaattttcaattaaatttttcaatggaatATGAGTACGctggaactttttttcggtgttcttttttcaaagaatttttaagagcaaaattttcagacacaaAATACCACAAATATTGCGccgataaattgaaaaattccgggtAGGAATCCCAATTCCGGCCCGAAAACAAGTCACTGAAGCCTGGGGCAGCAGATATTCttaattctaatttcaaattctggGGAAAATGAGAACAAAGGTCTCTTTCCTCCTCATCTTTTTCATTAGAATTTTATCCACGACTACAACGACTACGTCATTTTCTAgtcaaatgtttttgttgatatgattgttgaaaatttggaaaggtTCAAATtccgttttcaaatttttcctagTATTGGTAAacaattcagatttttcaaaaacaatagttcactatttttgttttgaaagaaTTGGCTTTTTGCaccaagttttaaaaaatttgaatgtgaaTTTGAGCTTCCAGTCTATAGTTCTTAAattatgagttttttttaaactttttgtgcTGGACTATTTGAACAAATAAAACTTGGTTAGTTCTACTGACACGTTTGTTAGtgcaactttaaaaaaatatacaaaattggTTAGTAGAAATTGATCGATGAGAAGAGCCGTAATTGTCAGCTTTGTAGAttcctttaaattttcgaaagtgtatcaaattttccattttcagaaaacaacccaaaaatagaaaatattgaaacatgatttttactatttttcagaaattaatacATCTTACTATTAGAGTTGTAAAACCAATATATGGGtgaatcacaaaaattatgtGAAAGGATTTTTAAGGTTCTAATCAATAGGTCACgtaaattagaaatttcgatataattttttatatcatAAATTCATAGCAAAGCTgcaactggaaaattttttctggaacaattttttaaagaaaatgtttccTTCGAAGCCAAAAGAATCAAAGAGCTTCTTCTCacatggctgaaaaaaaaacaaccccACTGTGtgaattgtgaattttgaggCAGGAAAGTGAGAGGGGGGCGTGTGTATATGCACGGCCAAGGTGTCAGGAAGTATGAGTAAAAAAGGAAGGGTAGAACGCGCGCAATG comes from Caenorhabditis elegans chromosome X and encodes:
- the npr-11 gene encoding Putative neuropeptide Y receptor 11 (Confirmed by transcript evidence), whose product is MGSVNESCDNYVEIFNKINYFFRDDQVINGTEYSPKEFGYFITFAYMLIILFGAIGNFLTIIVVILNPAMRTTRNFFILNLALSDFFVCIVTAPTTLYTVLYMFWPFSRTLCKIAGSLQGFNIFLSTFSIASIAVDRYVLIIFPTKRERQQNLSFCFFIMIWVISLILAVPLLQASDLTPVFVEPSCDLALYICHEQNEIWEKMIISKGTYTLAVLITQYAFPLFSLVFAYSRIAHRMKLRFANRNQNVTTNTNTSQRRRSVVERQRRTHLLLVCVVAVFAVAWLPLNVFHIFNTFELVNSFSVTTFSICHCLAMCSACLNPLIYAFFNHNFRIEFMHLFDRVGLRSLRVVIFGEQESLKKSMRTEFRSRGGCKTVTTAEPATFQRMNESMILSAMEQDEQL